In a genomic window of Epinephelus fuscoguttatus linkage group LG23, E.fuscoguttatus.final_Chr_v1:
- the LOC125883687 gene encoding E3 ubiquitin-protein ligase RNF19A-like: MSIRGQNQVEKKYDPLDTTLKFVDRKNDLDPMCDDDDDSLRAEMSCGHAVTPESLTLWCLHQLDEGKYNFRCPAVVEGTKLCNKPWSYQEVRRLADLSVEEMQHFEETMALLAAAEYCEMQPCPRCKTNVERKDLSNLCVRCIICTADQKKTYHFCWQCQREWKGSGPRSDRCDNDGCINRDLQLLQTCKTISLPSVTGVTACPSVRACPTCGMRVEHSRQYCKNITCPRCHVEFCFVCLKLKRECSVTSSPYKICPSGVAPRQTSIPVWQRK, encoded by the exons ATGAGCATTCGGGGACAGAACCAGGTGGAGAAGAAGTACGACCCCCTAGATACCACCCTGAAGTTTGTCGACAGGAAGAATGACTTGGATCCAATGtgtgacgatgatgatgacagtCTAAGAGCAGAGATGTCCTGCGGCCACGCTGTCACCCCTGAGTCTCTCACACTGTGGTGTCTCCACCAGCTGGATGAG GGTAAATACAACTTCAGATGTCCTGCCGTGGTGGAGGGGACCAAACTGTGCAATAAGCCGTGGTCGTACCAGGAGGTGCGCAGACTGGCTGATTTGTCTGTTGAGGAAATGCAGCACTTTGAGGAGACCATGGCTCTCCTGGCTGCTGCGGAGTACTGCGAAATGCAGCCA TGCCCAAGGTGCAAAACGAATGTGGAGAGGAAGGATCTCTCCAACCTGTGTGTCCGCTGCATCATATGCACAGCCGACCAGAAGAAGACCTACCACTTCTGCTGGCAGTGTCAGAGGGAGTGGAAAGGTTCAGGCCCTCGATCTGACCGCTGCGACAATGACGGCTGCATCAACAGGGACCTGCAGCTTCTGCAGACATGCAAGACCATCAGTCTGCCCTCAGTGACGGGGGTCACCGCCTGCCCCTCGGTCCGGGCCTGTCCTACATGCGGCATGAGGGTGGAACACAGTCGACAATACTGCAAAAACATCACCTGCCCTCGCTGCCACGTGGAGTTCTGTTTCGTCTGCCTGAAACTAAAACGTGAATGTTCGGTGACCAGCTCGCCGTATAAGATCTGTCCCAGTGGCGTGGCTCCCAGACAGACATCTATCCCTGTGTGgcagagaaagtga